The following are from one region of the Erinaceus europaeus chromosome 22, mEriEur2.1, whole genome shotgun sequence genome:
- the GSTZ1 gene encoding maleylacetoacetate isomerase isoform X8: MQAGKPVLYSYFRSSCSWRVRIALALKGIDYDTAPVNLIKDGGQQFSDEFQALNPMKQVPALKIDGMTIGQSLAIIEYLEETRPTPRLLPQDPKKRALVRMISDLIAGGIQPLQNLSVLRQVEEQQRLAWAQKAISSGFNALEAILRGTAGKYCVGDEVTMADLCLVPQVANADRFKVDVSPYPIISRINRSLLALDAFQVSHPGRQPDTPPEMRA; encoded by the exons CACTGGCCTTGAAGGGCATCGACTATGACACAGCACCCGTCAACCTCATCAAGGATGGGGGGCAGCAG TTCTCCGACGAGTTCCAGGCGCTGAACCCCATGAAGCAGGTGCCAGCCCTAAAGATCGATGGCATGACCATTGGCCAGTCG CTAGCCATCATCGAGTACCTGGAGGAGACCCGGCCCACCCCCCGCCTGCTGCCCCAGGACCCCAAGAAGAGGGCCCTCGTGCGCATGATCTCAGACCTCATCGCCGGAGGCATccagcccctgcag AACCTCTCAGTCCTCAGGCAAGTGGAGGAGCAGCAGCGGCTGGCCTGGGCCCAGAAGGCCATCAGCTCCGGCTTCAACG ctctgGAGGCCATCCTGAGGGGCACAGCTGGCAAGTACTGCGTGGGAGACGAG GTGACCATGGCTGACTTGTGCTTAGTGCCTCAGGTGGCAAATGCTGACAG GTTCAAGGTGGACGTCTCCCCTTACCCCATCATCAGTCGCATCAACAGGTCCCTGCTGGCCTTGGATGCCTTCCAAGTATCGCACCCCGGCCGGCAGCCCGACACCCCCCCTGAGATGAGAGCCTGA
- the GSTZ1 gene encoding maleylacetoacetate isomerase isoform X5 produces MAKPGKPVLYSYFRSSCSWRVRIALALKGIDYDTAPVNLIKDGGQQFSDEFQALNPMKQVPALKIDGMTIGQSLAIIEYLEETRPTPRLLPQDPKKRALVRMISDLIAGGIQPLQNLSVLRQVEEQQRLAWAQKAISSGFNALEAILRGTAGKYCVGDEVTMADLCLVPQVANADSPVMKPHALPQDGHRWADRLSHRRVSIALLSAGVAGGREAEDSAPEPPLPPRLASCALCPLPSQPPHPPQLRA; encoded by the exons CACTGGCCTTGAAGGGCATCGACTATGACACAGCACCCGTCAACCTCATCAAGGATGGGGGGCAGCAG TTCTCCGACGAGTTCCAGGCGCTGAACCCCATGAAGCAGGTGCCAGCCCTAAAGATCGATGGCATGACCATTGGCCAGTCG CTAGCCATCATCGAGTACCTGGAGGAGACCCGGCCCACCCCCCGCCTGCTGCCCCAGGACCCCAAGAAGAGGGCCCTCGTGCGCATGATCTCAGACCTCATCGCCGGAGGCATccagcccctgcag AACCTCTCAGTCCTCAGGCAAGTGGAGGAGCAGCAGCGGCTGGCCTGGGCCCAGAAGGCCATCAGCTCCGGCTTCAACG ctctgGAGGCCATCCTGAGGGGCACAGCTGGCAAGTACTGCGTGGGAGACGAG GTGACCATGGCTGACTTGTGCTTAGTGCCTCAGGTGGCAAATGCTGACAG CCCTGTCATGAAGCCACATGCCCTGCCCCAAGACGGGCACAGGTGGGCCGACCGCCTGTCCCACAGGAGGGtctccatagcactgctcagtgcaGGGGTAGCAGGTGGCCGAGAGGCAGAGGACTCTGCCCCAGAACCCCCCTTACCCCCAAGGCTGGCTTCCTGTGCCCTGTGTCCACTTCCCTCCCAACCCCCTCATCCCCCACAGCTGCGGGCTTAG
- the GSTZ1 gene encoding maleylacetoacetate isomerase isoform X6: protein MQAGKPVLYSYFRSSCSWRVRIALALKGIDYDTAPVNLIKDGGQQFSDEFQALNPMKQVPALKIDGMTIGQSLAIIEYLEETRPTPRLLPQDPKKRALVRMISDLIAGGIQPLQNLSVLRQVEEQQRLAWAQKAISSGFNALEAILRGTAGKYCVGDEVTMADLCLVPQVANADSPVMKPHALPQDGHRWADRLSHRRVSIALLSAGVAGGREAEDSAPEPPLPPRLASCALCPLPSQPPHPPQLRA from the exons CACTGGCCTTGAAGGGCATCGACTATGACACAGCACCCGTCAACCTCATCAAGGATGGGGGGCAGCAG TTCTCCGACGAGTTCCAGGCGCTGAACCCCATGAAGCAGGTGCCAGCCCTAAAGATCGATGGCATGACCATTGGCCAGTCG CTAGCCATCATCGAGTACCTGGAGGAGACCCGGCCCACCCCCCGCCTGCTGCCCCAGGACCCCAAGAAGAGGGCCCTCGTGCGCATGATCTCAGACCTCATCGCCGGAGGCATccagcccctgcag AACCTCTCAGTCCTCAGGCAAGTGGAGGAGCAGCAGCGGCTGGCCTGGGCCCAGAAGGCCATCAGCTCCGGCTTCAACG ctctgGAGGCCATCCTGAGGGGCACAGCTGGCAAGTACTGCGTGGGAGACGAG GTGACCATGGCTGACTTGTGCTTAGTGCCTCAGGTGGCAAATGCTGACAG CCCTGTCATGAAGCCACATGCCCTGCCCCAAGACGGGCACAGGTGGGCCGACCGCCTGTCCCACAGGAGGGtctccatagcactgctcagtgcaGGGGTAGCAGGTGGCCGAGAGGCAGAGGACTCTGCCCCAGAACCCCCCTTACCCCCAAGGCTGGCTTCCTGTGCCCTGTGTCCACTTCCCTCCCAACCCCCTCATCCCCCACAGCTGCGGGCTTAG
- the GSTZ1 gene encoding maleylacetoacetate isomerase isoform X9, whose protein sequence is MKQVPALKIDGMTIGQSLAIIEYLEETRPTPRLLPQDPKKRALVRMISDLIAGGIQPLQNLSVLRQVEEQQRLAWAQKAISSGFNALEAILRGTAGKYCVGDEVTMADLCLVPQVANADSPVMKPHALPQDGHRWADRLSHRRVSIALLSAGVAGGREAEDSAPEPPLPPRLASCALCPLPSQPPHPPQLRA, encoded by the exons ATGAAGCAGGTGCCAGCCCTAAAGATCGATGGCATGACCATTGGCCAGTCG CTAGCCATCATCGAGTACCTGGAGGAGACCCGGCCCACCCCCCGCCTGCTGCCCCAGGACCCCAAGAAGAGGGCCCTCGTGCGCATGATCTCAGACCTCATCGCCGGAGGCATccagcccctgcag AACCTCTCAGTCCTCAGGCAAGTGGAGGAGCAGCAGCGGCTGGCCTGGGCCCAGAAGGCCATCAGCTCCGGCTTCAACG ctctgGAGGCCATCCTGAGGGGCACAGCTGGCAAGTACTGCGTGGGAGACGAG GTGACCATGGCTGACTTGTGCTTAGTGCCTCAGGTGGCAAATGCTGACAG CCCTGTCATGAAGCCACATGCCCTGCCCCAAGACGGGCACAGGTGGGCCGACCGCCTGTCCCACAGGAGGGtctccatagcactgctcagtgcaGGGGTAGCAGGTGGCCGAGAGGCAGAGGACTCTGCCCCAGAACCCCCCTTACCCCCAAGGCTGGCTTCCTGTGCCCTGTGTCCACTTCCCTCCCAACCCCCTCATCCCCCACAGCTGCGGGCTTAG